The following coding sequences lie in one Thalassoglobus polymorphus genomic window:
- a CDS encoding carbonic anhydrase has product MQKLMTGIHQFQDNIFCNQEELFTRLSRGQQPLALFITCSDSRICPNLLTQTEPGELFILRTAGNVVPPYGAVRGGEAATIEYAVSVLKVRDIVVCGHSHCGVMQALLNPEGKGKLPAVDELLMHVESTKRILEENYASVEDPQKRLTLAIEENVLVQLENLRTHPSVVAALSRKELNLHGWVYKFETGKVFGFSHSTGQFVTVDQAEGRSPQEHRQPVAS; this is encoded by the coding sequence ATGCAAAAATTAATGACGGGAATCCACCAGTTTCAGGACAACATCTTCTGTAATCAAGAAGAGTTGTTCACTCGCTTGTCACGTGGTCAACAGCCGCTTGCTCTCTTCATCACCTGCTCAGATTCAAGAATTTGTCCGAATCTTCTTACTCAAACCGAACCGGGCGAACTCTTTATCTTACGTACGGCTGGAAACGTTGTTCCTCCGTATGGTGCAGTTCGAGGAGGAGAGGCGGCGACGATTGAATATGCTGTTTCTGTTCTCAAGGTTCGAGACATTGTCGTCTGTGGACACTCACATTGTGGGGTGATGCAGGCGTTGCTGAATCCAGAAGGGAAGGGGAAACTTCCAGCTGTGGATGAGCTTCTCATGCATGTGGAGTCGACGAAGCGGATCCTCGAAGAGAATTACGCTTCGGTCGAAGATCCTCAGAAACGATTGACTCTTGCTATCGAAGAGAATGTTCTTGTTCAGTTGGAGAATTTAAGAACTCATCCTTCTGTAGTTGCGGCTCTTTCCAGGAAAGAACTGAACCTGCATGGTTGGGTTTATAAATTCGAAACTGGGAAGGTTTTTGGGTTCTCGCATAGCACCGGTCAGTTTGTGACAGTCGACCAGGCTGAAGGTCGGTCTCCACAAGAGCATCGTCAGCCTGTTGCCTCCTAG